A window of Bradyrhizobium sp. AZCC 1719 genomic DNA:
CGCTTCTGCACCTGACGGGCTACGAAGGCATGACGCTGGATGAGCTCAGGGCCTTCCGGCAGTGGGCGTCGAAGACGCCCGGACACCCCGAATATGGCCATACGGCGGGCGTCGAGACGACCACCGGACCTCTCGGGCAGGGCATCGCCACGGCCGTCGGTATGGCGCTGGCCGAGCGGCTGATGAACGCCCGTTTTGGCGACGACTGCGTTGACCATTACACCTATGTAATCGCCGGCGACGGCTGCCTGATGGAGGGGATCAGCCACGAGGCGATCTCGCTGGCCGGGCATCTCAGGCTCAATCGCCTGATCGTGCTGTTCGACGACAACGAAATCTCGATCGACGGCGCCACGTCGCTGTCATGTTCGGATGATCAGCTCGCTCGGTTCAGGGCCGCGGGTTGGTCGGCCAGCCGAATCGACGGCCACGATCCCGAAGCGATCGCGGCCGCGATCGAGCGGGCACGCAACAGCGACCGGCCGTCGCTGATAGCCTGCCGCACAATCATCGGCTTCGGTGCGCCGAACCGTCAGGGTACCGAGAAAGTCCATGGCGCGCCGCTGGGTGGCGAAGAAGCCGCCAAAACGCGCGATGCGTTGAACTGGCCGCACGCGCCGTTCGAGATCCCGGAAGCCGTGCTCGCGCAGTGGCGTCGGGCAGGCCGCCGCGGGCATGCCGCGCGCCGCTGCTGGATCGAACGGACCAAGCGTCTGAGTTCGGATTCCCGTTCGCCATTTCACGATGCGCTGAATCGCAACCTGCCATGCAGCTATGCGCAAGCGATGACAAAGCTGCGCGATGACTTCGCAGCCGAGCGGCCGAATATTGCCACCCGGCAGGCGTCGCAGCGCGTGATTGATGCAATCGCAGAGGCACTGCCCAATCTGCTCGGAGGCTCGGCGGATCTCACGCATTCCAACCTGACGCGGGCCAGGACCCAGCGACCGGTACAGCCCGGCTCATTTGCAGGCAGCTATGTTCACTATGGCGTCCGCGAGCACGCCATGGCGGCGGCGATGAACGGCATCGCGCTGCATGGCGGCTTCATCCCCTATGGCGGCACGTTCCTCAGCTTCGCCGATTACAGCCGTCCGGCGATCCGGCTGGCAGCGCTGATGAATATTCGCGTCATCCATGTGATGACGCACGACTCCATCGGGCTGGGCGAGGATGGTCCCACCCACCAGCCGGTCGAACATCTGGCATCGCTTCGAGCGATCCCCAATCTGCTGGTCTTCCGACCGGGCGATGCCGTCGAGACCGCCGAGGCGTGGGACTGCGCGCTACGGGCGCAGGCCAGTCCGTCCGTGCTGTGTCTGTCGCGGCAAGCGCTGCCTGCCTTCCGTGAAGGCGGTGGCGGCAATCTGGTCGCACGCGGCGCCTATGTCGTCGTCGAGCCGGAGAGCGGACGCGATGTCACGCTGATTGCGACCGGGTCGGAGGTCTCGATCGCCATCGCGGCTGCGAAAACGCTCGCAAAGGACAATGTCCGCGCGGCCGTCGTCTCGGCCCCGTGCTTCGAACTGTTTCGTCGGCAGTCGCACGAGTACCGGGCGGAGGTTCTTGGAGATGCCCCGCGGATCGGGGTCGAAGCAGCGGTTGAAGGAGAATGGGCGCGCTGGCTCGGCGACGGCGGCGAATTCGTCGGTATGACCGGCTTTGGCGCATCTGCGCCGGCGGAAACGCTTTACCGCGAATTCGGCATCACCGAGAACGCCGTCGCCATAGCGGCCATGCGCTGCATCGCGCGGTCAAGGATGGCGGCAACCTGGGCATGACGGTCACACGAGAGCAATGATACGGAGACTGCGATGGCGCTGATAACGCTGAGGCAATTGCTGGATCATGCCGCAGAGCGTGGCTATGGCGTGCCGGCATTCAACATCAACAACATGGAGCAGGGCCTTGCCATCATGGAGGCGGCGTCTGCCGTCGATGCGCCCGTCATCATCCAGGCCTCGCGGGGCGCGCGCTCCTACGCCAACGATATCATGCTGGCGAAGATGATCGAGGCGCTGGAAGAGATGTATCCGCAGATCCCGCTCTGCCTGCACCAGGATCACGGCAACGAGGAATCGACCTGCGCCACCGCGCTGCAGCACGGCTTCACTTCGGTGATGATGGATGGCTCGCTGATGGCCGATGCCAAGACCCCGGCGAGCTACCAGTACAACGTCGACATCACCCGCCGCGTGGTCGACATGGCGCACTGGATCGGCGCCTCGGTCGAAGGCGAATTGGGCGTGCTCGGCTCATTGGAGCATGGCGGCGGCGAGCAGGAGGACGGCCATGGCGTCGAAGGCGAGGTCAGCCACGACCAGTTGCTGACCGATCCGGATCAGGCGGTCGACTTCGTTCGCGCCACCAAGGTCGATGCGCTGGCGATCGCGATGGGGACTTCGCACGGCGCTTACAAGTTTTCGCGCAAGCCGGACGGTGACATTCTTGCCATGAGGGTGGTCGAGGAAATCCATCGCCGGCTGCCCAATACGCATCTGGTGATGCACGGCTCGTCCTCGGTGCCGCAGCCGCTGCAGGACGCATTCAACCAGTTCGGCGGCGAGATGCCGCAGACCTGGGGCGTGCCGGTCGAGGAAATCGTCCGCGGCATCAAGCACGGTGTCCGAAAGGTCAATATCGATACCGACTGCCGGTTGGCGATGACCGCGGCGTTCCGCAAGGTCGCAACGCAGAGCAGGAGCGAGTTCGACCCGCGCAAATTTCTGAAACCGGCGATGGATGGCCTGCGCGATCTTTGCCGCGAGCGCTTCGAGCAATTCGGCACGGCGGGGCATGCGTCGGAGATCAAGGTCATCCCATTGGCCGAGATGGCGCGACGCTACCGCTCGGGCGCACTCGATCCACGAATCGGAGGAATAGCCGATGCCGCCGAATGAGCTGACGACACGTTCGACCCCGACCAGTCGCCGCACACCACCCCAGGAGAGCGATATGAACATGCACTCGATGACTGTCCGCGGCAAGGATCGCTATAAATCCGGCGTCCTCGAATACAAGAAGATGGGCTATTGGGAGCCCGACTACGAGCCCAAGGACACCGACATCATCGCGCTGTTCCGCGTCACGCCGCAGGATGGGGTCGATCCGATCGAGGCATCGGCCGCGGTTGCCGGCGAATCCTCGACCGCAACCTGGACCGTGGTGTGGACCGACCGGCTGACGGCGGCGGAGAAATACCGCGCCAAATGTTTCCGCGTCGATCCCGTGCCGAATTCGCCGGGCCAGTATTTCGCCTACATCGCCTACGACCTCGACCTGTTCGAGCCCGGATCGATCGCCAATTTGTCGGCCTCGATCATCGGCAACGTGTTCGGCTTCAAGCCGCTGAAGGCATTGCGATTAGAGGACATGCGGCTGCCGGTGGCCTACGTGAAGACCTTCCAGGGGCCTGCAACAGGCATCGTGGTCGAGCGCGAGCGCATGGACAAGTTTGGCCGGCCGCTGCTCGGCGCCACGGTGAAGCCGAAGCTCGGCCTGTCCGGGCGCAACTACGGGCGCGTGGTGTATGAGGCGCTGAAGGGCGGCCTCGACTTCACCAAGGACGACGAGAACATCAACTCGCAGCCGTTCATGCATTGGCGCGAGCGGTTTCTGTAT
This region includes:
- the tkt gene encoding transketolase, encoding MNAPALSRIASRPDLSHAEMANAIRFLAIDAVEKAKSGHPGMPMGMADVATVLFSRFLKFDPSDPAWPDRDRFVLSAGHGSMLLYALLHLTGYEGMTLDELRAFRQWASKTPGHPEYGHTAGVETTTGPLGQGIATAVGMALAERLMNARFGDDCVDHYTYVIAGDGCLMEGISHEAISLAGHLRLNRLIVLFDDNEISIDGATSLSCSDDQLARFRAAGWSASRIDGHDPEAIAAAIERARNSDRPSLIACRTIIGFGAPNRQGTEKVHGAPLGGEEAAKTRDALNWPHAPFEIPEAVLAQWRRAGRRGHAARRCWIERTKRLSSDSRSPFHDALNRNLPCSYAQAMTKLRDDFAAERPNIATRQASQRVIDAIAEALPNLLGGSADLTHSNLTRARTQRPVQPGSFAGSYVHYGVREHAMAAAMNGIALHGGFIPYGGTFLSFADYSRPAIRLAALMNIRVIHVMTHDSIGLGEDGPTHQPVEHLASLRAIPNLLVFRPGDAVETAEAWDCALRAQASPSVLCLSRQALPAFREGGGGNLVARGAYVVVEPESGRDVTLIATGSEVSIAIAAAKTLAKDNVRAAVVSAPCFELFRRQSHEYRAEVLGDAPRIGVEAAVEGEWARWLGDGGEFVGMTGFGASAPAETLYREFGITENAVAIAAMRCIARSRMAATWA
- the fba gene encoding class II fructose-bisphosphate aldolase (catalyzes the reversible aldol condensation of dihydroxyacetonephosphate and glyceraldehyde 3-phosphate in the Calvin cycle, glycolysis, and/or gluconeogenesis), which produces MALITLRQLLDHAAERGYGVPAFNINNMEQGLAIMEAASAVDAPVIIQASRGARSYANDIMLAKMIEALEEMYPQIPLCLHQDHGNEESTCATALQHGFTSVMMDGSLMADAKTPASYQYNVDITRRVVDMAHWIGASVEGELGVLGSLEHGGGEQEDGHGVEGEVSHDQLLTDPDQAVDFVRATKVDALAIAMGTSHGAYKFSRKPDGDILAMRVVEEIHRRLPNTHLVMHGSSSVPQPLQDAFNQFGGEMPQTWGVPVEEIVRGIKHGVRKVNIDTDCRLAMTAAFRKVATQSRSEFDPRKFLKPAMDGLRDLCRERFEQFGTAGHASEIKVIPLAEMARRYRSGALDPRIGGIADAAE